In Oryzias melastigma strain HK-1 linkage group LG18, ASM292280v2, whole genome shotgun sequence, one DNA window encodes the following:
- the gba2 gene encoding non-lysosomal glucosylceramidase: MTSEWGEKSTGDLMSTYVSKEEGFGVPKEGWRICLAHEFKEKRKPFQAKDVSLSNVWQHLGLGIRYLKWWYKKTQVEKKAPFIDMFHALPLRQIYGAPLGGIGGGTITRGWRGEFCRWQLNPGMYHYKTVIANQFTACLRRGGQTVYQQVLSVEHPPTLQGWNWGYCGEYAFYHALYPRAWTVYHLPGQNVTLTCRQISPVIPHDYKDSSLPVAVFVWDIENKNDYALDVSIMFTMVNGSGLKDDSSGGHWNEPFHLEKDGEALSGVLLHHCTTVNPYTLCISAREQPGRKVSHQTAFSPRGTCSGLWSDLITDGQLDSPSGPSPPTQKGEKVAAALAVGCSVPANGHNSVEFCLAWDMPQITFGSRDRKHVRRYARYFGSKGDASPSLSHYALTHYKEWERRIEEWQKPILQDSSLPSWYKSALFNELYFVADGGTVWTELAEDADVSGGLRSEDGGLPAQPDVIKEYGRFAYLEGQEYRMYNTYDVHFYASFALIMLWPKLALSVQYDIAGSVVQQDLTERLHLMNGKYSPVKTKNVVPHDIGDPDDEPWHRLNAYLIHDTAGWKDLNLKFVLQVYRDFHITQDSQYLQDMWPICQAVMESELKFDLDGDGLIENSGYADQTYDGWTVTGPSAYCGGLWLASLCVMCKMARLVDSEKSYQHYKDILDRGSAAFDKLLWNGKYYNYDSSGGHHSNSVMSDQCAGHWFLKASAFGEEDYQAFPKEKIQSSLKSIFDLNVMAFAGGQMGAVNGMRPEGVPDRSSVQSDEVWIGVVYGLAATMIHEGMRDEGMRTAEGCYRTVWERLGMAFQTPEAYCEKNIYRSLAYMRPLSIWAMQLALNMTQKDQAPTASTGVSDTVGT; the protein is encoded by the exons ATGACATCAGAGTGGGGTGAGAAATCCACAGGGGACCTCATGAGCACGTATGTCTCCAAGGAAGAGGGGTTCGGGGTTCCTAAGGAGGGATGGCGCATCTGTCTGGCGCACGAGTTCAAGGAGAAGAGGAAACCCTTCCAGGCGAAGGATGTGTCCCTGTCCAACGTGTGGCAGCACCTCGGCCTTGGAATCAG GTATCTGAAATGGTGGTACAAGAAGACCCAAGTAGAAAAGAAGGCTCCATTCATCGACATGTTCCACGCTCTGCCCTTGCGTCAAATCTACG GTGCTCCTCTGGGCGGGATTGGAGGAGGAACCATCACGAGGGGCTGGAGGGGGGAGTTTTGCAGGTGGCAGCTGAACCCTGGAATGTACCACTACAAAACCGTTATAGCCAACCAG TTTACCGCGTGTTTGCGGCGGGGAGGACAAACCGTTTACCAGCAGGTGCTGTCTGTGGAGCACCCGCCCACGTTACAAGGCTGGAACTGGGGTTACTGTGGGGAGTACGCCTTCTACCACGCTTTGTATCCTCGCGCCTGGACCGTGTACCACCTTCCCGGACAGAACGTCACCCTCACCTGCAGGCAGATTTCTCCAGTCATTCCTCACGATTACAAA GACTCGAGTCTTCCTGTGGCTGTATTTGTGTGGGACATAGAGAACAAGAACGACTACGCTCTGGATGTCTCCATCATGTTTACGATGGTCAACGGGTCGGGACTCAAAGACGACAGCAGCGGTGGACACTGGAACGAGCCTTTCCATCTGGAGAAAGACGGGGAAGCGCTGTCTGGGGTGTTACTCCATCACTGCACAACAGTGAACCCTTACACCTTATGCATCTCAGCTCGAGAGCAG CCCGGCAGAAAGGTCAGTCACCAGACGGCGTTCAGTCCCAGAGGGACCTGCAGCGGTCTGTGGAGCGACCTGATCACCGACGGGCAGCTCGACTCGCCCTCAG GACCCAGCCCGCCAACCCAGAAAGGAGAGAAGGTGGCGGCGGCGCTCGCTGTGGGGTGTTCTGTGCCGGCTAATGGCCATAACAGTGTGGAGTTCTGCCTGGCTTGGGACATGCCCCAAATCACCTTTGGGTCAAGGGACAGGAAACATGTGAG GAGATACGCTCGTTACTTTGGAAGCAAAGGGGATGCTTCTCCCTCCCTCAGTCATTACGCCCTGACGCACTACAAAGAATGGGAGAGAAGAATCGAGGAGTGGCAGAAACCTATACTGCAGGACAG ttctcttCCCTCCTGGTATAAGTCAGCTCTGTTTAATGAGTTGTACTTTGTGGCGGATGGAGGGACGGTGTGGACCGAGCTAGCAGAAGACGCTGATGTTAGCGGCGGCTTGCGCAGTGAGGATGGGGGTCTGCCGGCCCAGCCTGATGTCATCAAGGAGTATGGACGTTTCGCTTACCTTGAAG gtcaggAGTATAGGATGTACAACACGTATGATGTACACTTTTATGCCTCCTTTGCACTTATTATGCTGTGGCCCAAACTGGCCTTGAGTGTGCAATATGATATCG CTGGCAGTGTAGTTCAACAGGACCTGACAGAGAGGCTCCATCTGATGAACGGAAAGTACTCACCTGTCAAGACCAAGAACGTGGTGCCTCATGACATTGGAGACCCAG ATGATGAGCCTTGGCACAGACTGAATGCCTACCTGATCCACGACACCGCCGGCTGGAAGGATCTGAACCTGAAGTTTGTCCTGCAGGTCTACAGGGACTTTCATATCACCCAGGACAGCCAGTACCTGCAGGACATGTGGCCCATCTGCCAG GCTGTGATGGAGTCAGAGTTAAAGTTTGACCTGGATGGAGATGGCCTGATTGAGAACTCTGGATACGCTGATCAGACGTATGATGGCTGGACGGTGACTGGACCAAG TGCATATTGTGGCGGGCTGTGGTTGGCGTCCCTATGTGTGATGTGTAAAATGGCCAGACTGGTGGACAGCGAGAAGTCGTACCAACATTACAAGGACATTCTGGACAGAGGCAGTGCTGCTTTTGACAAGCTCCTGTGGAACG GCAAGTACTACAACTATGACAGCAGCGGGGGACATCATTCCAACAGTGTCATGTCTGACCAGTGTGCTGGTCACTGGTTCCTTAAAGCATCAGCTTTTGGAGAAGAAGACTATCag GCTTTTCCCAAAGAAAAGATTCAGAGTTCACTGAAATCCATCTTTGACTTGAATGTGATGGCTTTTGCCGGGGGCCAAATGGGCGCTGTCAATGGCATGCGCCCTGAAGGAGTGCCTGACCGCTCCAGTGTCCAGTCTGATGAGGTTTGGATTGGTGTTGTGTATGGGCTGGCAGCCACTATGATCCATGAG gGTATGCGAGACGAGGGGATGCGCACAGCTGAGGGTTGCTACCGGACAGTATGGGAGAGGCTGGGCATGGCCTTCCAGACTCCTGAAGCCTATTGTGAGAAGAACATCTACCGATCTCTGGCTTACATGAGGCCTCTAAGTATTTGGGCCATGCAGCTTGCTCTAAACATGACACAAAAGGATCAAGCCCCAACAGCTTCAACAGGAGTTTCGGATACAGTTGGAACATGA
- the lg18h20orf27 gene encoding UPF0687 protein C20orf27 homolog: MATAKKMCSKAGGVHFSEEPPSTGVPSHVHFDEKLHDSVVMVTQEDDGNFMVKVGFLKTQHRYEIVFTLPEVPGLGKNVCPAPVPSPHLRITNILPAPEGGLRVACEYMALQEGVLCEEVLLLSETNDDVCVRVKVHARVMDRQHGTPMLLEGVRCIGVELEYDSEHSDWQGFD; the protein is encoded by the exons ATGGCAACTGCTAAGAAGA TGTGTTCAAAGGCAGGAGGTGTCCACTTCTCTGAGGAACCTCCTTCCACCGGAGTCCCCTCTCATGTTCATTTTGACGAGAAGCTGCATGACTCGGTGGTCATGGTGACTCAGGAGGATGATGGCAACTTCATGGTGAAG GTTGGCTTCCTGAAGACTCAGCATCGCTACGAGATTGTGTTCACCCTGCCAGAGGTGCCAGGTCTGGGTAAAAATGTGTGTCCAGCACCGGTGCCAAGTCCTCACCTGCGGATCACCAACATCCTGCCTGCTCCTGAGG GAGGCCTGAGGGTAGCGTGCGAGTACATGGCCCTGCAGGAGGGAGTCCTGTGTGAGGAGGTGCTGCTGCTGAGCGAGACCAATGATGACGTCTGTGTCAGGGTCAAAGTTCACGCCAGAGTCATGG ATCGTCAGCACGGCACACCGATGCTGCTGGAAGGAGTGCGCTGCATCGGTGTGGAGCTGGAGTACGACTCCGAGCACAGCGACTGGCAGGGCTTTGACTGA